A genome region from Pelodiscus sinensis isolate JC-2024 chromosome 27, ASM4963464v1, whole genome shotgun sequence includes the following:
- the TNNT2 gene encoding troponin T, cardiac muscle isoform X4, with protein MSDVEEIIEEYEEEQEEECVEEEEEEWLEEEDDQEEHLEEVEEEAVETPAEGHEEKEKEGGEGEREQESGEGESKPKPKLFMPNLVPPKIPDGEKVDFDDIHRKRMEKDLNELQGLIDAHFENRKKEEEELIFLKDRIEQRRAERAEQQRIRSEREKERQARVAEERARREEEEAKKRAEEEARKKKAFSNMLHFGGYLQKTEKKSGKKQTEREKKKKILGERRKPLNIDHLNEEKLKDKAMELWQSIHDLEAEKFDLQEKFKRQKYEINVLRNRISDHQKV; from the exons ATGTCCGACGTGGAAGAAATCATCGAAGAATATGAAGA GGAACAGGAAG AGGAGTGTGTGGAAGAAG AAGAGGAAGAATGGCTAGAGGAGGAAGACG ACCAAGAAGAACACCTagaggaggtggaagaggaggcTGTGGAGACCCCAGCAGAAG Ggcatgaagagaaagaaaaagaag GTGGCGAGGGGGAGCGAGAGCAGGAGTCTGGGGAAG GGGAgtccaagcccaagcccaa GCTCTTCATGCCGAACCTGGTGCCTCCCAAGATCCCGGATGGGGAGAAAGTGGATTTTGAT GACATCCACCGCAAGCGCATGGAGAAGGACCTGAACGAGCTGCAGGGCCTGATCGACGCCCATTTTGAGAACaggaagaaggaggaagaggagctgaTCTTCCTCAAGGACCGAATC gagCAGCGGCGAGCGGAGCGGGCGGAGCAGCAGCGGATCCGCAGCGAGCGGGAGAAGGAGCGCCAGGCTCGCGTGGCG GAGGAGCGAGCCCGCCGAGAGGAAGAGGAGGCCAAGAAGAGGGCTGAAGAGGAGGCCAGGAAGAAGAAGGCTTTCTCCAACATGCTGCATTTCGGGGGCTACCTGCAGAAG ACAGAGAAGAAGAGCGGGAAGAAGCAGACGGAGcgggagaagaagaagaagattcTCGGAGAACGGCGAAAACCTCTGAACATCGACCACCTGAACGAAGAGAAGTTGAA AGACAAGGCCATGGAGCTGTGGCAGAGCATCCACGACCTGGAGGCTGAGAAATTCGACCTGCAGGAAAAGTTCAAGAGGCAGAAATATGAG ATTAATGTTCTCCGAAACCGCATTAGCGATCACCAGAAGGTGTAA
- the TNNT2 gene encoding troponin T, cardiac muscle isoform X3, with amino-acid sequence MSDVEEIIEEYEEEQEEECVEEDQEEHLEEVEEEAVETPAEGHEEKEKEGGEGEREQESGEGESKPKPKLFMPNLVPPKIPDGEKVDFDDIHRKRMEKDLNELQGLIDAHFENRKKEEEELIFLKDRIEQRRAERAEQQRIRSEREKERQARVAEERARREEEEAKKRAEEEARKKKAFSNMLHFGGYLQKTEKKSGKKQTEREKKKKILGERRKPLNIDHLNEEKLKDKAMELWQSIHDLEAEKFDLQEKFKRQKYEINVLRNRISDHQKV; translated from the exons ATGTCCGACGTGGAAGAAATCATCGAAGAATATGAAGA GGAACAGGAAG AGGAGTGTGTGGAAGAAG ACCAAGAAGAACACCTagaggaggtggaagaggaggcTGTGGAGACCCCAGCAGAAG Ggcatgaagagaaagaaaaagaag GTGGCGAGGGGGAGCGAGAGCAGGAGTCTGGGGAAG GGGAgtccaagcccaagcccaa GCTCTTCATGCCGAACCTGGTGCCTCCCAAGATCCCGGATGGGGAGAAAGTGGATTTTGAT GACATCCACCGCAAGCGCATGGAGAAGGACCTGAACGAGCTGCAGGGCCTGATCGACGCCCATTTTGAGAACaggaagaaggaggaagaggagctgaTCTTCCTCAAGGACCGAATC gagCAGCGGCGAGCGGAGCGGGCGGAGCAGCAGCGGATCCGCAGCGAGCGGGAGAAGGAGCGCCAGGCTCGCGTGGCG GAGGAGCGAGCCCGCCGAGAGGAAGAGGAGGCCAAGAAGAGGGCTGAAGAGGAGGCCAGGAAGAAGAAGGCTTTCTCCAACATGCTGCATTTCGGGGGCTACCTGCAGAAG ACAGAGAAGAAGAGCGGGAAGAAGCAGACGGAGcgggagaagaagaagaagattcTCGGAGAACGGCGAAAACCTCTGAACATCGACCACCTGAACGAAGAGAAGTTGAA AGACAAGGCCATGGAGCTGTGGCAGAGCATCCACGACCTGGAGGCTGAGAAATTCGACCTGCAGGAAAAGTTCAAGAGGCAGAAATATGAG ATTAATGTTCTCCGAAACCGCATTAGCGATCACCAGAAGGTGTAA
- the TNNT2 gene encoding troponin T, cardiac muscle isoform X1: MPNLVPPKIPDGEKVDFDDIHRKRMEKDLNELQGLIDAHFENRKKEEEELIFLKDRIEQRRAERAEQQRIRSEREKERQARVAEERARREEEEAKKRAEEEARKKKAFSNMLHFGGYLQKTEKKSGKKQTEREKKKKILGERRKPLNIDHLNEEKLKDKAMELWQSIHDLEAEKFDLQEKFKRQKYEIVTLTARCDELSKYTKAARGKTVVGGRWK; the protein is encoded by the exons ATGCCGAACCTGGTGCCTCCCAAGATCCCGGATGGGGAGAAAGTGGATTTTGAT GACATCCACCGCAAGCGCATGGAGAAGGACCTGAACGAGCTGCAGGGCCTGATCGACGCCCATTTTGAGAACaggaagaaggaggaagaggagctgaTCTTCCTCAAGGACCGAATC gagCAGCGGCGAGCGGAGCGGGCGGAGCAGCAGCGGATCCGCAGCGAGCGGGAGAAGGAGCGCCAGGCTCGCGTGGCG GAGGAGCGAGCCCGCCGAGAGGAAGAGGAGGCCAAGAAGAGGGCTGAAGAGGAGGCCAGGAAGAAGAAGGCTTTCTCCAACATGCTGCATTTCGGGGGCTACCTGCAGAAG ACAGAGAAGAAGAGCGGGAAGAAGCAGACGGAGcgggagaagaagaagaagattcTCGGAGAACGGCGAAAACCTCTGAACATCGACCACCTGAACGAAGAGAAGTTGAA AGACAAGGCCATGGAGCTGTGGCAGAGCATCCACGACCTGGAGGCTGAGAAATTCGACCTGCAGGAAAAGTTCAAGAGGCAGAAATATGAG ATTGTCACGCTCACTGCTCGCTGCGATGAGCTGAGCAAGTA cACAAAGGCTGCCCGTGGGAAGACTGTGGTTGGCGGCCGCTGGAAGTAG
- the TNNT2 gene encoding troponin T, cardiac muscle isoform X2 has protein sequence MPNLVPPKIPDGEKVDFDDIHRKRMEKDLNELQGLIDAHFENRKKEEEELIFLKDRIEQRRAERAEQQRIRSEREKERQARVAEERARREEEEAKKRAEEEARKKKAFSNMLHFGGYLQKTEKKSGKKQTEREKKKKILGERRKPLNIDHLNEEKLKDKAMELWQSIHDLEAEKFDLQEKFKRQKYEIVTLTARCDELSK, from the exons ATGCCGAACCTGGTGCCTCCCAAGATCCCGGATGGGGAGAAAGTGGATTTTGAT GACATCCACCGCAAGCGCATGGAGAAGGACCTGAACGAGCTGCAGGGCCTGATCGACGCCCATTTTGAGAACaggaagaaggaggaagaggagctgaTCTTCCTCAAGGACCGAATC gagCAGCGGCGAGCGGAGCGGGCGGAGCAGCAGCGGATCCGCAGCGAGCGGGAGAAGGAGCGCCAGGCTCGCGTGGCG GAGGAGCGAGCCCGCCGAGAGGAAGAGGAGGCCAAGAAGAGGGCTGAAGAGGAGGCCAGGAAGAAGAAGGCTTTCTCCAACATGCTGCATTTCGGGGGCTACCTGCAGAAG ACAGAGAAGAAGAGCGGGAAGAAGCAGACGGAGcgggagaagaagaagaagattcTCGGAGAACGGCGAAAACCTCTGAACATCGACCACCTGAACGAAGAGAAGTTGAA AGACAAGGCCATGGAGCTGTGGCAGAGCATCCACGACCTGGAGGCTGAGAAATTCGACCTGCAGGAAAAGTTCAAGAGGCAGAAATATGAG ATTGTCACGCTCACTGCTCGCTGCGATGAGCTGAGCAAGTA A